The region TAACAGGGCCACCTGCGCTAAGAGAATAAGCAGTGGAACCTGTAGGGGTTGAAAGGATGACTCCATCAGCTGAAATGTCAACAGGAGCATGTCTACCTATAGATATTTCAAAATGGCACATACTCGTCAAAGGTTCTCTATGCAATGCCATTTCATTAAGACAAAGAGCTTCCCATCGCCTTTGTTCTCCTCTCATTACACTAACAACAAGGCTAGTTCTCTCTTCAATTTCCCATTGACTTGCAAGTACTTGTTCTAAAGCTTTATCTATATCAGGGAGATATGCCTCGGAAAGGAACCCTAAATGGCCAGTATTAATTGTAAGTATTGGCACTCCAACTGGCGCTGTCTGTCGAGCTGCAGACAATACGGTGCCATCACCTCCCAAAACAATTGCTAATTTCATTGAAGGATCAAAACCTTCGGGGACACAAGCGTTGTAACCAAGGGTTCTCATATGTTGATCTGGATTGGCAAACCCAACCATCCCTCCAGAACTGCTTACTCGTACTACTTCATATCCAGATTTCTCCAGCTTAGACTCAATGCTGAGAGCAGCCTTTAAAGCGAGCTCCTTACCATCATTCAAAATCAGTCCTAGCCTAGGCACTGACAAAAACAAGCAAATAACTTATTCACTCTAACTAATTAAAACTGTTCTAAGAATCTCAGATCACTTGTATAAAGCCTTCTAATATCATCAATACCATGTCGAACCATACAAAAACGTTCAACTCCAAGTCCTGCCGCAAATCCAGACCACCTCTCAGGATCAATTCCTAACCCCTCTAAAACAGAAGGATCAACCATCCCACACCCCATAACCTCAAGCCATTTACCTCTCCATTGAACATCAACCTCTGCTGAAGGTTCAGTAAAAGGAAAATAACTTGCTCTAAACCGCACAGGCAAATCCCCAAAGAAAGCTTTTAGAAAAGCCATAACAGTTCCGCGAAGATGGCTAAAATCCAAACCCTCATCAATTGCTAAAACTTCTACTTGATGAAAAACAGGGGAATGAGTTGCATCTACAGCATCTCGTCTATAAACCCTTCCAGGGGCAACAATCCTAACTGGAGGGGCACTATTCTCTAAACATCTAATCTGGACAGGTGATGTATGAGTTCTTAAAAGTAAGTTATTACTCAAGTAAAAAGTATCTTGCATATCTCTAGCAGGATGATCTTCTGGAATGTTTAAGGCAGCAAAATTGTAAAAATCATTCTCTATTTCAGGACCC is a window of Prochlorococcus marinus subsp. marinus str. CCMP1375 DNA encoding:
- a CDS encoding NAD(+) kinase, producing MPRLGLILNDGKELALKAALSIESKLEKSGYEVVRVSSSGGMVGFANPDQHMRTLGYNACVPEGFDPSMKLAIVLGGDGTVLSAARQTAPVGVPILTINTGHLGFLSEAYLPDIDKALEQVLASQWEIEERTSLVVSVMRGEQRRWEALCLNEMALHREPLTSMCHFEISIGRHAPVDISADGVILSTPTGSTAYSLSAGGPVITPDCPVLQLTPIAPHSLASRALVFSDLEPVTVFPATPERLMMVVDGTAGCYVWPEDRVLIRKSNHPVRFIRLTDHEFFQVLRKKLGWGLPHVAKPEKY
- the pheS gene encoding phenylalanine--tRNA ligase subunit alpha, whose translation is MSQNESLKQLTDSLEGLEKEAANDITLSNDKESLENLRIQLLGKKGRLSKILGSMATLKGSERPLIGQRANLLKNQLQLLITDRLNTLKKKELDELIASERIDVTAPPIGTPFGHRHPLLTTTEHIVDLFCGLGYEVHEGPEIENDFYNFAALNIPEDHPARDMQDTFYLSNNLLLRTHTSPVQIRCLENSAPPVRIVAPGRVYRRDAVDATHSPVFHQVEVLAIDEGLDFSHLRGTVMAFLKAFFGDLPVRFRASYFPFTEPSAEVDVQWRGKWLEVMGCGMVDPSVLEGLGIDPERWSGFAAGLGVERFCMVRHGIDDIRRLYTSDLRFLEQF